One part of the Prunus persica cultivar Lovell chromosome G5, Prunus_persica_NCBIv2, whole genome shotgun sequence genome encodes these proteins:
- the LOC18777334 gene encoding ATPase 11, plasma membrane-type — MAEKPEVLDAVLKETVDLENIPIEEVFENLRCSKEGLSSEAAEERLTIFGHNKLEEKQESKFLKFLGFMWNPLSWVMEAAAIMAIALANGGGKPPDWQDFVGIITLLVINSTISFIEENNAGNAAAALMARLAPKAKVLRDGRWNEQEAGVLVPGDIISIKLGDIVPADARLLEGDPLKIDQSALTGESLPVTKSPGDGVYSGSTCKQGEIEAVVIATGVHTFFGKAAHLVDSTNQVGHFQKVLTAIGNFCICSIAVGMVIEIIVMYPIQDRDYRPGIDNLLVLLIGGIPIAMPTVLSVTMAIGSHRLSQQGAITKRMTAIEEMAGMDVLCSDKTGTLTLNKLTVDKNLIEVFAKGMDPDTVVLMAARASRVENQDAIDTAIVGMLADPKEARAGVQELHFLPFNPTDKRTALTYLDRDGKMHRVSKGAPEQILNLAHNKSDIERRVHAVIDKFAERGLRSLAVAYQEVPEGRKESAGGPWQFVGLMPLFDPPRHDSAETIRRALDLGVNVKMITGDQLAIGKETGRRLGMGTNMYPSSALLGQDKDESIVALPIDELIEKADGFAGVFPEHKYEIVKRLQARKHICGMTGDGVNDAPALKKADIGIAVADATDAARSASDIVLTEPGLSVIISAVLTSRAIFQRMKNYTIYAVSITIRIVLGFMLLALIWKFDFPPFMVLIIAILNDGTIMTISKDRVKPSPLPDSWKLAEIFTTGVVLGSYLAIMTVIFFWAAYKTDFFPRVFGVSTLEKTANDDFRKLASAIYLQVSIISQALIFVTRSRSWSFVERPGLLLVVAFVIAQLIATLIAVYANWSFAAIEGIGWGWAGVIWLYNLVFYFPLDIIKFMIRYALSGKAWDLLIEQRIAFTRQKDFGKEQRELQWAHAQRTLHGLQPPDTKMFTERTHFTELNQMAEEAKRRAEIARLRELHTLKGHVESVVRLKGLDIDTIQQAYTV, encoded by the exons aTGGCGGAGAAGCCTGAAGTATTGGACGCTGTGTTGAAGGAAACTGTGGATTTG GAAAATATACCCATTGAAGAGGTCTTTGAGAATCTGAGATGTAGCAAAGAGGGCCTCAGCAGTGAGGCTGCTGAGGAAAGACTGACCATTTTTGGGCACAACAAGCTTGAAGAAAAGCAG GAGAGCaaatttttgaagtttttgggttttatgtGGAACCCTCTCTCGTGGGTTATGGAAGCTGCTGCTATAATGGCCATTGCTCTTGCAAATGGAGGA GGTAAGCCTCCCGACTGGCAAGATTTTGTGGGTATTATTACTCTCCTTGTCATCAATTCCACTATTAGTTTCATCGAGGAAAACAATGCCGGTAATGCAGCAGCAGCACTCATGGCTCGTCTTGCTCCAAAAGCCAAG GTCCTTCGAGATGGAAGGTGGAATGAGCAAGAGGCTGGGGTTCTAGTACCTGGTGACATAATCAGTATTAAGCTTGGTGATATTGTTCCAGCTGATGCTCGTCTACTTGAAGGGGATCCTCTGAAAATTGACCAG TCTGCACTTACAGGCGAGTCTCTTCCGGTGACAAAAAGCCCAGGGGATGGTGTGTACTCCGGTTCGACTTGCAAACAAGGAGAGATTGAAGCAGTGGTCATTGCCACTGGTGTTCATACCTTTTTCGGGAAAGCTGCTCACCTTGTTGATAGCACTAATCAAGTGGGCCACTTCCAAAAG GTCTTGACTGCAATTGGGAATTTCTGCATATGTTCCATTGCTGTGGGGATGGTAATAGAGATTATTGTCATGTACCCGATACAAGACCGAGACTATCGTCCTGGAATTGACAACTTGCTCGTGCTTCTCATTGGTGGAATTCCAATTGCAATGCCCACAGTTCTGTCAGTGACAATGGCTATTGGGTCTCATAGATTATCACAGCAG GGAGCTATTACAAAGAGAATGACAGCAATTGAAGAGATGGCAGGAATGGATGTCCTTTGCAGTGACAAGACTGGAACTCTAACATTAAATAAGCTTACTGTTGACAAAAATCTTATTGAG GTCTTTGCAAAGGGAATGGATCCAGATACTGTTGTGCTGATGGCAGCTCGAGCCTCCAGAGTGGAGAATCAAGATGCAATAGATACTGCTATAGTTGGGATGCTCGCTGATCCTAAGGAG GCACGTGCTGGTGTTCAAGAATTACACTTCCTTCCTTTCAACCCTACTGATAAACGAACTGCATTAACGTATCTTGACCGTGATGGTAAAATGCATAGAGTAAGCAAAGGTGCACCAGAGCAG attCTAAACCTTGCCCACAATAAGTCAGACATTGAGCGTAGAGTTCATGCTGTTATTGATAAGTTTGCTGAGCGAGGTTTACGATCTCTTGCAGTAGCATACCAG GAAGTTCCAGAAGGAAGGAAAGAGAGTGCTGGAGGCCCATGGCAGTTTGTTGGCCTAATGCCACTCTTTGACCCACCTAGGCACGACAGTGCAGAGACAATAAGGAGGGCTTTAGATCTTGGTGTAAATGTGAAGATGATTACAG GGGATCAACTGGCCATAGGAAAGGAAACTGGACGTCGCTTGGGGATGGGAACCAACATGTATCCTTCATCTGCTTTGCTAGGACAGGACAAGGATGAGTCGATTGTTGCTTTACCGATTGACGAGCTGATAGAAAAAGCTGATGGCTTTGCTGGTGTTTTCCCAG AGCACAAATACGAGATTGTGAAACGCTTGCAAGCTAGGAAACATATCTGCGGAATGACTGGTGATGGAGTTAATGATGCTCCTGCCCTAAAAAAAGCTGATATTGGTATAGCTGTTGCTGATGCAACAGATGCAGCTCGCAGTGCTTCTGATATTGTGCTAACTGAACCTGGCCTTAGTGTCATCATTAGTGCTGTTTTGACCAGTCGGGCAATCTTCCAGAGGATGAAAAATTACACA ATATATGCTGTTTCCATCACAATTCGTATTGTG CTTGGTTTCATGTTGCTCGCCCTCATATGGAAGTTTGATTTTCCACCTTTCATGGTGCTTATTATTGCCATCCTCAATGATG GCACTATCATGACGATATCAAAGGATAGGGTTAAACCATCTCCTCTGCCAGATAGCTGGAAGCTGGCCGAGATTTTTACAACTGGAGTTGTGCTTGGTAGTTACTTGGCAATTATGACTGTGATATTCTTTTGGGCAGCATACAAAACAGACTTCTTCCCA AGAGTATTTGGGGTGTCAACCCTTGAGAAAACAGCTAATGATGACTTCCGGAAGCTTGCCTCTGCTATATATCTACAAGTGAGCATTATCAGTCAGGCTCTCATATTTGTTACTCGGTCTCGAAGTTGGTCGTTTGTTGAGCGTCCTGGATTGTTGCTTGTGGTGGCTTTTGTGATAGCTCAGCTG ATTGCCACCTTGATTGCAGTCTATGCAAATTGGAGTTTTGCTGCCATTGAAGGGATTGGATGGGGTTGGGCTGGGGTGATCTGGCTTTATAACCTCGTCTTCTATTTCCCTCTGGATATCATAAAATTCATGATACGCTATGCGCTGAGCGGGAAGGCTTGGGATCTTCTCATTGAGCAAAGG aTTGCTTTCACAAGGCAAAAGGATTTCGGAAAGGAACAGCGTGAGCTTCAATGGGCACATGCACAAAGAACATTGCATGGGCTGCAACCACCTGATACCAAGATGTTTACAGAACGCACACATTTCACAGAACTCAATCAGATGGCTGAAGAAGCCAAAAGAAGAGCTGAGATTGCAAG GTTGAGGGAGCTCCACACACTGAAAGGTCACGTAGAATCGGTGGTGAGATTGAAGGGACTTGACATCGACACAATTCAGCAAGCATACACAGTTTAA
- the LOC18777215 gene encoding protein NRT1/ PTR FAMILY 2.9 gives MREIVEKNERDDSMEKTERDDSMEKTERGNSSRTEEPVNYRGWKAMPFVIGNETFEKLGAIGTLSNLLVYLISVFNMKKITAATMLIIFNGTTNFATLLGAFASDTYFGRYKTLGFSSFASFLGLLLIDLTVVFKKLHPPHCKAEEGETCKGPTTGQMAFLLTGFALLVVGAAGIRPCNLAFGADQFNPKTESGKRGINSFFNWYFFTFTFAQMVALTLIVYVQSKISWALGFGIPPILMLISCALFFMGSKMYVKVKATGSPITSLAQVIVVAIKKRHLKLSEPEQPWFCMFIYMPPNSINSKLPNTNQFRYLDKAAILTPQDEILPDGSAANPWRLCSMQQVEELKCLLRVLPIWAAALVCHVAIVQLQTYVVFQAIQSDRRLGNTNFDIPPASYSVFLMLSMTIWIPIYDQLVVPFLQRLTGKEGGITLLQRIGIGTFLTVICMIVSAFVEERRRTIALTKPIPGPKGAISSMSGFWLIPQLSIAGLADAFTTVGQIEFYYKQFPENMRSIAGSLFFCGIAGSSYLSSLLIAVVHRTTEGAATGNWLPEDLNKGRLDYFYYLIAALGAINLGYFLVCANWYKYKGTENNNALGVEVELVREKLLVDNEA, from the exons ATGAGAGAGATCGTGGAGAAGAATGAGAGAGATGATAGCATGGAGAAGACTGAGAGAGATGATAGCATGGAGAAGACTGAGAGAGGTAATAGTTCTAGAACTGAGGAGCCAGTTAACTACAGAGGATGGAAAGCAATGCCATTTGTCATAG GAAATGAAACATTTGAGAAGCTGGGAGCCATTGGCACCTTGTCCAACCTCTTGGTCTATCTCATTAGTGTCTTCAACATGAAGAAGATCACAGCTGCAACTATGCTCATCATCTTCAATGGCACCACCAACTTCGCTACCTTGCTCGGAGCTTTCGCTTCAGACACTTATTTCGGTCGCTATAAGACTCTGGGTTTTTCTTCATTCGCTTCTTTTTTG GGGCTGCTGCTGATAGATCTTACAGTAGTGTTCAAGAAGCTGCATCCTCCTCATTGCAAagcagaagaaggagaaacaTGTAAAGGGCCAACAACTGGGCAGATGGCATTTTTACTAACTGGTTTTGCACTACTAGTGGTAGGAGCTGCAGGCATCAGGCCATGTAACTTGGCATTTGGAGCTGACCAATTCAACCCCAAAACAGAATCTGGGAAAAGAGGCATCAACAGCTTCTTCAATTGGTACTTTTTCACCTTCACTTTTGCACAGATGGTAGCTTTGACCCTCATTGTCTATGTTCAATCAAAGATAAGCTGGGCTCTTGGGTTTGGCATTCCACCCATTCTAATGTTAATATCATGTGCCCTCTTCTTTATGGGTTCAAAAATGTATGTGAAAGTAAAAGCCACAGGCAGCCCTATTACAAGTCTAGCACAGGTCATAGTGGTTGCTATCAAGAAAAGGCATTTGAAGCTATCAGAGCCAGAGCAACCATGGTTCTGCATGTTTATTTATATGCCTCCCAATTCTATCAACTCCAAGCTTCCTAACACAAATCAGTTCAG ATACCTTGACAAAGCAGCAATTCTTACACCCCAAGACGAAATACTCCCGGATGGATCAGCAGCTAATCCTTGGAGACTTTGCAGCATGCAGCAAGTGGAAGAATTGAAATGCCTGCTGAGAGTTTTACCAATATGGGCTGCAGCTCTCGTATGCCATGTTGCAATAGTCCAACTGCAAACCTACGTTGTCTTTCAAGCCATTCAATCCGATAGACGCCTTGGAAACACCAATTTCGACATCCCACCTGCATCCTACTCTGTCTTCTTGATGCTGAGCATGACCATTTGGATACCAATCTATGACCAACTTGTTGTCCCATTCCTCCAAAGGCTCACAGGAAAAGAAGGCGGCATCACTCTCTTGCAGAGGATAGGAATTGGCACGTTTCTCACTGTAATCTGCATGATAGTATCTGCATTTGTTGAAGAACGCCGAAGGACTATAGCTCTAACTAAACCGATTCCAGGACCAAAGGGTGCCATTTCTTCCATGTCAGGCTTTTGGTTGATCCCTCAGCTCTCAATTGCTGGACTTGCTGACGCATTCACCACCGTTGGTCAAATTGAGTTCTACTACAAGCAGTTCCCTGAAAACATGAGAAGCATTGCAGGGTCTCTCTTCTTTTGTGGAATAGCAGGTTCAAGTTACTTAAGCAGTTTGTTAATTGCGGTAGTTCACCGGACGACTGAGGGGGCTGCAACTGGAAATTGGCTGCCAGAAGATCTAAACAAGGGGAGATTGGACTACTTCTATTACTTGATTGCTGCTCTAGGAGCCATTAATTTGGGCTACTTTTTAGTTTGTGCAAATTGGTACAAGTACAAAGGTACTGAGAACAACAATGCCCTTGGAGTTGAAGTTGAACTGGTGAGGGAAAAACTGCTGGTTGATAATGAAGCTTAG
- the LOC18777099 gene encoding protein NRT1/ PTR FAMILY 2.11 — protein MEGEKKFHATTSMEKSNNEKAVTKDEPEVKHMGIKAMPFVIGNETFEKLGTIGTSSNLLVYLTTVFNMKSITATTLVNVFNGTTNFATLLGAFLCDTYFGRYKTLGFASVASFLGMLVLTLTAAVSKLHPPSCEHNALCTDATPWQLAFLFSGLGLLVVGAGGIRPCNLAFGADQFNPNTESGKRGLDSFFNWYYFTFTFAMMVSLTIIVYVQSNVSWAWGLAIPAFMMLLSCALFFMGSRIYVKVKPEGSALTSAVRVTVAALKKRRLQLPEQPWVSLFNYVPTGSINSKISHTDQFRILDKAAIITNEDKINLDGSTATPWKLCSLQEVEQVKCLLRVVPIWISTIIYYVAMVQQQTYTVFQALQSDRRLGNTGFKIPAASYIVFNMVALTIWIPIYDRLIVPALRRMTGKEGGITILQKMGFGMVLAIITMVVSAVVEEKRRSLALSHPIGIEERRGAISSMSGFWFIPQLGLIGLSEAFTVIAQVEFYYKQVPENMRSIGGSFLFVGMAMSNYFSSGLVSIVHHTSKGSSMGDWLPEDLNKGKLDYFYYMVAALEVLNFGYFIVLSRWFKYKGSDDSASEVGMENMQSQKHLV, from the exons atggaaggagaaaaaaagttCCATGCTACAACAAGCATGGAGAAGAGCAATAATGAGAAGGCTGTGACAAAAGATGAGCCTGAGGTCAAGCACATGGGCATCAAAGCCATGCCCTTTGTTATAG GGAATGAGACCTTTGAGAAGCTAGGAACAATTGGAACCTCATCAAACCTCTTGGTCTATCTCACCACAGTGTTCAACATGAAAAGCATCACAGCTACAACTCTTGTCAATGTGTTCAACGGCACCACCAACTTTGCTACCTTGCTAGGAGCCTTCCTCTGTGACACCTATTTCGGCCGTTACAAGACGCTGGGTTTTGCTTCTGTTGCTTCTTTCCTG GGAATGCTGGTACTAACGCTAACAGCAGCAGTCTCAAAGTTGCATCCTCCAAGCTGTGAACACAATGCCTTATGCACTGATGCAACACCATGGCAACTGGCATTTCTGTTCAGCGGCCTCGGACTTCTTGTTGTGGGAGCTGGTGGCATTAGACCCTGCAACTTAGCCTTTGGTGCAGACCAATTCAATCCCAACACCGAATCAGGAAAGCGGGGCCTCGACAGCTTCTTCAATTGGTACTACTTCACCTTCACTTTTGCCATGATGGTGTCCTTGACAATCATTGTCTATGTGCAATCCAATGTGAGCTGGGCCTGGGGGCTGGCAATCCCTGCATTTATGATGCTCTTGTCATGCGCTCTGTTCTTCATGGGTTCAAGAATTTATGTAAAAGTGAAACCAGAAGGCAGTGCATTGACAAGTGCGGTGAGAGTTACCGTTGCGGCACTCAAGAAGAGGCGGTTGCAGTTACCGGAGCAGCCATGGGTTTCCCTTTTCAACTATGTTCCAACTGGTTCTATCAACTCCAAGATTTCCCACACTGATCAGTTCAG AATCCTAGACAAAGCTGCAATAATTACCAATGAAGACAAAATCAACTTAGATGGATCAACAGCAACTCCATGGAAGCTCTGCAGCCTGCAGGAAGTGGAACAAGTGAAGTGCTTGTTGAGAGTGGTTCCCATTTGGATCTCAACCATTATATACTATGTTGCTATGGTCCAGCAGCAAACTTATACAGTCTTCCAAGCTCTGCAATCTGATAGGCGCCTTGGGAACACAGGCTTCAAGATCCCTGCCGCGTCGTATATAGTCTTTAACATGGTTGCCCTCACAATCTGGATACCAATCTATGACAGGCTCATAGTCCCAGCATTGAGAAGAATGACAGGAAAAGAAGGAGGCATCACAATACTTCAGAAGATGGGCTTTGGCATGGTTCTTGCTATAATAACAATGGTAGTATCTGCAGTGgttgaagagaagagaagaagcttGGCTCTCTCACATCCCATTGGgattgaagaaagaagaggtgCAATTTCTTCCATGTCTGGATTCTGGTTCATCCCACAACTGGGACTCATTGGACTTTCTGAGGCATTTACAGTGATTGCCCAAGTGGAGTTTTACTACAAGCAAGTCCCAGAAAACATGAGAAGCATTGGgggttcttttttgtttgttggcaTGGCAATGTCAAATTACTTTAGTAGTGGTTTGGTGTCAATAGTCCACCATACCAGTAAAGGTTCTTCAATGGGGGATTGGTTGCCTGAAGATCTTAACAAGGGGAAGTTGGATTACTTTTACTATATGGTTGCTGCATTGgaggttttgaattttggctATTTCATTGTTCTTTCTAGGTGGTTTAAGTACAAAGGAAGTGACGACAGTGCCTCTGAAGTTGGGATGGAAAATATGCAATCTCAGAAACATCTTGTTTGA
- the LOC18777091 gene encoding protein NRT1/ PTR FAMILY 2.8 — MENVNDSSSLREDPPLNPPSSNARKPGGWRAIKYILANESFEKLASMSLIANITVYLTTRYNLSGIFVVNVVNIWNGSSNVASLAGAFVSDAYLGRFRTLILGSISSILGMGAMTITASINQLRPPTCKEPPHCPEPQSWQLGFLFLALALLSIGAGGIRPCNIAFGADQFDTKTAKGRAQLESFFNWWYFSFTVALVVALTIVVYIQTNVSWTIGFVIPTVCLASSISIFLFGRHTYVYLKPQGSIFSDIAKVITASCRKCRVPVGQASEHSFYDPPLITNASDQTQMILKLPHTNRFRFLDRSAIITSPDELDNQGKPKSGWRLCSLQQVEQLKCLVAILPVWITAIGTFMSVDQQNTFGVLQALQMDRSIGPKFKFSPGWLNIISMLALAIWIFFYERIYLPLAQKKSTRRNKRLTMQQRINTGIMLSIVSMLVSGIVEEHRRKSALRHGSYISPSSFALLLPQFFLSGLTEAFSAVSIMEFFTMQMPESMRTIAGAVFFLSLSISSYIGSLIVNIVHKATEKKAKSPWLGGHDLNQNRLNYYYYIIAGLGVLNLVYFNLFARRYVLVGRPGNGIKEMQLENPVLHGSRDQSECA, encoded by the exons atggagaatgTGAATGATTCTTCTTCACTACGGGAAGACCCTCCTCTAAACCCACCTTCTTCTAATGCAAGAAAACCAGGAGGATGGAGAGCTATCAAATACATTCTTG CAAACGAGTCGTTCGAGAAGCTGGCTTCAATGAGTTTGATAGCCAATATCACAGTGTACCTGACCACAAGATACAACTTGAGTGGTATATTTGTGGTAAATGTGGTTAATATTTGGAATGGTTCATCCAATGTTGCATCACTAGCAGGAGCTTTTGTTTCTGATGCTTATCTGGGCAGGTTTCGTACCCTCATTTTGGGCTCCATATCATCTATCCTG ggtatGGGAGCCATGACCATTACTGCAAGTATAAATCAATTACGACCCCCCACCTGCAAAGAGCCACCCCATTGCCCTGAGCCCCAAAGTTGGCAGCTGGGCTTTCTTTTCCTGGCTCTTGCATTGCTGTCAATAGGAGCAGGAGGGATTAGGCCCTGCAACATTGCCTTTGGTGCTGACCAATTTGACACCAAGACAGCTAAAGGAAGAGCACAACTAGAAAGCTTTTTCAATTGGTGGTATTTCTCTTTCACAGTTGCTCTAGTTGTGGCCCTCACCATAGTTGTGTACATTCAGACTAATGTCAGCTGGACCATAGGCTTTGTTATTCCCACTGTCTGCCTTGCTTCCTCCATATCGATTTTCTTGTTCGGCCGCCACACTTACGTTTACTTGAAGCCTCAAGGCAGCATCTTTTCAGACATAGCAAAGGTGATCACAGCTTCCTGTAGAAAATGCAGGGTTCCCGTTGGACAGGCTTCCGAGCACTCATTTTATGATCCTCCTCTAATTACTAATGCATCTGATCAAACACAGATGATCTTGAAGCTCCCTCACACTAATAGGTTCAGGTTCCTGGACAGATCTGCTATAATAACTAGCCCAGATGAATTGGACAATCAAGGGAAGCCTAAGAGTGGTTGGAGACTATGTAGTCTCCAACAAGTTGAGCAACTCAAGTGCTTAGTGGCAATTCTGCCAGTTTGGATAACAGCAATTGGAACTTTCATGTCCGTGGACCAACAGAACACATTTGGGGTCTTACAAGCATTGCAAATGGACAGATCCATTGGACCCAAGTTCAAATTCTCACCAGGTTGGCTGAATATCATATCCATGCTTGCACTTGCAATATGGATCTTCTTCTATGAGCGCATTTACCTCCCTCTAGCCCAAAAAAAGAGTACGAGGAGGAACAAAAGACTGACAATGCAACAGAGGATTAATACTGGCATTATGTTGTCAATTGTGTCAATGTTAGTATCTGGGATCGTTGAAGAACACCGTCGAAAATCGGCTTTGAGACATGGATCATACATCTCACCCTCAAGCTTTGCATTGCTCTTGCCacaatttttcttatcagGATTGACTGAGGCCTTTTCTGCTGTTTCCATAATGGAATTTTTCACCATGCAAATGCCGGAGAGTATGAGGACTATTGCTGGGGCAGTCTTCTTTCTTAGCTTATCCATTTCAAGCTATATAGGCTCCTTGATAGTCAATATAGTCCACAAGGCAACTGAAAAGAAGGCTAAATCTCCATGGCTAGGTGGTCATGACCTTAACCAGAATAGGCTGAACTATTACTACTACATCATTGCTGGCCTGGGGGTTCTTAATCTTGTGTACTTCAATCTCTTTGCTCGGCGTTACGTGTTAGTTGGAAGACCTGGTAATGGGATAAAGGAGATGCAGTTAGAGAATCCAGTTCTTCATGGTTCAAGAGATCAGTCCGAATGTGCATGA
- the LOC18777512 gene encoding ent-kaurenoic acid oxidase has translation MDISFGVWVALVLGGLPLLGLLLWWWNELWYVLPLKLRRSATNAKLPPGHMGLPFIGEVLTFLWYFKVLRRPDDFINAKRAKYGDGVGMYRTYLFGSPSIIACFPAVNKFVFQSDDTFILNWPSVDLMGRTSLVAVHGKSHARIRNYVTNVINQPDALRRIAQMVQPRIIAALESWAHKGRIKAHDETKKVTFENIGQLFVSLEPGPLLDTIDNLFDGLVKGIRAQPFNIPGSAFHHARQCRKKLEDIFMVELEKKKTQKEVVTNDLMDGLMQITDDEGNKLCDQEVLDNIVSLVVAGYASTSLASMWAIYYLAKYPNVLITLREENMAISQNKKGEFITSEDVSKMKYTNKVVEETIRMANISAFNFRSVVKEVEYKGYIIPKGWTVILWLRYSHTNPENFDDPMCFNPNRWNEPARPGTYQVFGGGPRICAGNMLVRIQLAILLHHLCTGYKWELLNPDAEMVYLPHPTPVDRVDITFNKL, from the exons ATGGATATCTCTTTTGGGGTGTGGGTGGCCTTGGTTTTGGGAGGTTTGCCTTTGTTGGGGTTGCTCTTGTGGTGGTGGAATGAGCTTTGGTATGTGCTTCCTCTCAAACTACGACGTTCGGCCACTAATGCCAAATTACCGCCTGGTCATATGGGACTTCCATTTATCGGTGAAGTCCTTACTTTCCTTTGGTACTTCAAAGTTCTTCGTCGTCCAGATGACTTTATCAATGCTAAACGAGCAAA GTATGGAGATGGAGTAGGAATGTATAGAACCTACCTCTTCGGATCACCGTCCATCATAGCATGCTTCCCAGCAGTCAACAAATTTGTCTTTCAATCCGACGATACCTTCATCCTAAATTGGCCTAGTGTTGATCTCATGGGTCGTACTTCCTTGGTGGCTGTCCATGGAAAGTCCCATGCAAGGATTAGAAATTATGTCACAAATGTCATTAATCAGCCAGATGCTCTTCGACGCATTGCCCAAATGGTCCAACCTCGCATCATAGCTGCTCTTGAGTCATGGGCTCACAAGGGCAGAATCAAAGCACATGACGAGACAAAGAAG GTAACATTTGAAAATATTGGACAATTATTCGTAAGTTTGGAACCAGGACCTCTCCTTGATACCATTGACAACTTGTTTGATGGATTGGTCAAAGGAATTAGAGCTCAACCATTCAACATTCCTGGATCTGCCTTTCACCATGCTCGTCAG TGTAGGAAGAAGCTTGAGGATATTTTCATGGTGGAgcttgagaagaaaaaaacccaGAAAGAAGTGGTGACAAATGACCTAATGGATGGGCTTATGCAGATTACAGATGATGAGGGTAACAAATTATGTGACCAAGAGGTGCTGGACAACATTGTGAGCCTTGTTGTTGCAGGATATGCATCTACTTCCCTTGCATCAATGTGGGCTATATATTATCTTGCCAAGTACCCTAATGTCCTGATAACGCTTCGG GAGGAGAATATGGCTATAAGTCAAAACAAGAAAGGAGAGTTTATTACAAGTGAAGATGtttcaaaaatgaaatacacaaacaag GTGGTGGAAGAAACAATAAGAATGGCAAACATTTCAGCTTTTAATTTCCGATCGGTTGTCAAGGAAGTTGAGTATAAAG GTTATATAATACCTAAGGGTTGGACAGTGATTCTTTGGCTTCGATATAGCCACACAAATCCAGAGAACTTTGATGATCCTATGTGTTTCAACCCAAATAGATGGAAT GAACCAGCTAGGCCTGGAACATACCAAGTTTTTGGTGGTGGACCAAGAATCTGTGCAGGCAACATGCTTGTTAGGATACAACTTGCAATCTTGTTACATCATTTGTGCACAGGATACAA GTGGGAACTACTCAACCCAGATGCAGAGATGGTTTATCTTCCACATCCAACACCCGTTGATAGGGTTGATATCACCTTTAACAAACTTTAG